A stretch of the Halictus rubicundus isolate RS-2024b chromosome 16, iyHalRubi1_principal, whole genome shotgun sequence genome encodes the following:
- the LOC143362052 gene encoding uncharacterized protein LOC143362052 isoform X2: MGSSSQLYSLSWGEFNSSLASAVQLLRGHGDLVDVTLAAGGRSFPAHKIVLCAASPFLLDLLKSTPCQHPVVMLAGIGADDLESLLEFVYRGEVSVEPSQLPSLLQAAHCLCIHGLTPPTILTENGEEVPVSAIPTTNEALSKETSNPYFPLKRRKKRRKSSSSSGKWPRTGNNADNENKHIDDHKDDDNTEHGDDTASDRLEYSNHRSCHSPRAQEAQPISMSTENSQAGPHQDQISDNESHLHTLMPMQPYSPLHIPQFPGPLGMGFPPGIPLPLVSQGSAAGTASCGLAGNMNLSKIRGASDCPGVCPLCGATLRQARNLRRHLLSSCKYRFSSNSVQSSAADAMMIEIKPEVELSSYNEQSMTYGTDSGSSTCEQIVCKPSPLPSPTSQGPNVVSPQSNVSSPTIAR; this comes from the exons ATGGGAAGCAGCAGCCAATTGTATAGTCTCTCTTGGGGAGAATTCAATTCGTCGTTGGCTTCTGCGGTGCAGCTATTAAGAGGTCACGGCGATTTGGTGGATGTTACTTTGGCTGCCGGCGGACGTAGTTTTCCTGCACACAAAATAGTTCTCTGTGCAGCTAGTCCCTTTCTCCTAGATTTATTAAAG AGCACACCGTGTCAGCATCCAGTGGTAATGCTGGCTGGTATAGGTGCAGATGATTTAGAATCTTTATTGGAGTTTGTATATCGAGGCGAAGTGAGCGTAGAACCGTCTCAGTTGCCGTCTCTGCTGCAAGCTGCTCATTGTCTCTGCATTCATGGACTAACGCCGCCTACAATATTGACTGAA AATGGCGAGGAGGTACCCGTTTCGGCGATACCCACGACGAACGAAGCTTTGTCAAAAGAAACCTCTAATCCTTACTTTCCGTTAAAACGaagaaagaaaaggagaaagTCTTCCTCATCTTCCGGAAAATGGCCACGTACTGGGAATAACGCAGATAACGAAAATAAGCATATAGATGATCATAAGGACGACGACAATACTGAACACGGTGATGACACAG CCAGCGATCGATTGGAATATTCGAATCATCGGAGTTGTCATTCGCCTCGTGCTCAAGAAGCGCAACCGATCTCGATGTCGACAGAAAATTCCCAAGCAGGACCACATCAGGATCAGATATCGGATAACGAGTCGCATCTGCACACTTTAATGCCAATGCAGCCGTACTCTCCGCTGCATATACCGCAATTTCCCGGGCCTCTCGGTATGGGTTTTCCCCCTGGAATACCGCTGCCGTTGGTTAGCCAGGGCTCAGCTGCTGGGACGGCGTCGTGCGGGCTAGCTGGGAACATGAATTTGTCGAAAATACGCGGTGCATCCGATTGTCCAGGCGTTTGCCCGCTTTGCGGTGCCACGTTACGGCAGGCGAGAAATCTTCGGAGACACCTGTTGTCCTCCTGCAAATATCGGTTTAGTAGTAATTCAGTTCAGAGTTCCGCGGCCGACGCGATGATGATCGAAATAAAGCCCGAGGTCGAGTTGTCCAGTTACAATGAGCAATCGATGACATACGGGACCGACAGCGGCAGTAGTACCTGTGAGCAAATCGTTTGCAAGCCCAGTCCACTTCCTTCCCCGACCTCGCAAGGGCCGAACGTTGTCTCCCCTCAAAGCAACGTCTCCTCGCCAACAATTGCCAGATGA
- the LOC143362302 gene encoding uncharacterized protein LOC143362302 isoform X1: protein MFCKDSTKLSINSNIRKTVEAEVIKVLQEQDYTLNTVNSRGENLLHISAANGCLDITKEILQKENSCNIIDRKTKFGWTPLMIAIRNRDVNTVKYLLEKNANVNESTYLGMSVLGLAAAIDANMFQIVYKACPSALMNCMHDDITPLCIAAMKNDKKLFFQLLSLGFEVSRINEYTHVMMKLSTVSEIRNLAESIDVEDYWNDTSDNISIESDSNQTKNLKEYDKENINDNIMLALNSLVEPKITIHSPEESSEDCNNNVVMNSSQYSKGIPSNLHLIVKHSDPSLCSIISPRLTCILDEILPASPNIYFTNDNSSDKVNIGTANNMKYEALIQSKTEKCIQQSKHNESLPERPLQRLQSIRPPDLNIQNDEEDDPNTTLGFIPEFSPVRSPHVPADLNDENVFGENTPTPPHYKTPPKGMILNSEETKMCILLQRHGLGKLIPIFLEQEVNFELLMSLTDQDLIEIGITDNADRKAILDATNEYSYYY from the exons ATGTTTTGCAAAGATAGCACAAAACTATCAATAAACTCTAACATAAGAAAGACCGTAGAAGCAGAAGTTATAAAAGTACTGCAAGAACAAG ATTATACATTGAATACTGTGAATTCTCGTGGGGAGAATTTGTTACACATCAGTGCAGCAAATGGTTGTCTCGACATTACAAaagaaattttacagaaagaaaaCAGTTGTAACATAATCGATAGAAAAACTAAATTCGGATGGACACCATTAATGATAGCAATTCGAAATAGAGACGTTAATACGGTGAAATATCTTTTAGAAAAGAATGCTAATGTGAACGAGTCAACTTATCTTG gTATGTCTGTTCTTGGATTAGCAGCTGCAATAGATGCAAATATGTTTCAAATTGTATACAAAGCGTGTCCATCTGCATTAATGAATTGTATGCACGATGACATCACACCACTTTGCATAGCCGCAATGAAAAATGATAAGAAATTGTTCTTTCAATTGTTAAGCTTAGGATTTGAAGTTTCTAGAATTA ACGAATATACACATGTCATGATGAAACTATCAACAGTATCAGAAATTCGAAATCTAGCAGAAAGTATTGATGTAGAAGATTATTGGAATGATACTTCAGACAACATATCCATAGAAAGTGATTCAAACCAAACAAAAAATTTAAAGGAATATgacaaagaaaatataaatgacAACATAATGTTAGCCTTAAATTCCCTTGTGGAACCTAAAATTACAATACATTCTCCAGAAGAGTCCAGCGAGGACTGCAACAACAATGTAGTAATGAATTCTAGTCAATATTCAAAAGGGATACCTTCTAATTTGCATTTAATAGTAAAGCATTCAGATCCTTCTTTATGCAGTATAATCTCGCCAAGACTGACTTGCATTCTGGATGAAATCTTACCAGCATCACCAAACATCTATTTCACTAACGATAATAGTAGCGATAAAGTTAATATCGGCACAGCGAACAACATGAAGTATGAAGCATTAATTCAAAGTAAAACTGAAAAATGTATACAACAATCGAAGCATAACGAATCTTTACCAGAACGACCATTGCAGAG ATTACAGTCTATCCGACCACCAGATTTGAACATACAAAATGATGAAGAAGATGATCCCAATACGACCCTTGGTTTCATTCCTGAGTTTAGTCCAGTTCGTTCGCCACATGTACCTGCTGATCTAAATGACGAAAATGTGTTTGGTGAAAATACACCGACCCCACCTCATTATAAAACACCACCAAAAGGAATGATTTTGAATTCGGAAGAAACAAAAATGTGTATTTTATTACAACGTCATGGATTAGGTAAACTTATTCCTATATTCCTTGAGCAAGAAGTAA ATTTCGAGTTGTTGATGAGTCTAACTGATCAAGACTTAATTGAAATTGGTATAACAGATAATGCAGACAGAAAAGCTATATTAGATGCTACAAACGagtatagttattattattaa
- the LOC143362302 gene encoding uncharacterized protein LOC143362302 isoform X2, producing the protein MFCKDSTKLSINSNIRKTVEAEVIKVLQEQDYTLNTVNSRGENLLHISAANGCLDITKEILQKENSCNIIDRKTKFGWTPLMIAIRNRDVNTVKYLLEKNANVNESTYLGMSVLGLAAAIDANMFQIVYKACPSALMNCMHDDITPLCIAAMKNDKKLFFQLLSLGFEVSRINEYTHVMMKLSTVSEIRNLAESIDVEDYWNDTSDNISIESDSNQTKNLKEYDKENINDNIMLALNSLVEPKITIHSPEESSEDCNNNVVMNSSQYSKGIPSNLHLIVKHSDPSLCSIISPRLTCILDEILPASPNIYFTNDNSSDKVNIGTANNMKYEALIQSKTEKCIQQSKHNESLPERPLQRLQSIRPPDLNIQNDEEDDPNTTLGFIPEFSPVRSPHVPADLNDENVFGENTPTPPHYKTPPKGMILNSEETKMCILLQRHGLGKLIPIFLEQEIDFELLMSLTDQDLIEIGITDNADRKAILDATNEYSYYY; encoded by the exons ATGTTTTGCAAAGATAGCACAAAACTATCAATAAACTCTAACATAAGAAAGACCGTAGAAGCAGAAGTTATAAAAGTACTGCAAGAACAAG ATTATACATTGAATACTGTGAATTCTCGTGGGGAGAATTTGTTACACATCAGTGCAGCAAATGGTTGTCTCGACATTACAAaagaaattttacagaaagaaaaCAGTTGTAACATAATCGATAGAAAAACTAAATTCGGATGGACACCATTAATGATAGCAATTCGAAATAGAGACGTTAATACGGTGAAATATCTTTTAGAAAAGAATGCTAATGTGAACGAGTCAACTTATCTTG gTATGTCTGTTCTTGGATTAGCAGCTGCAATAGATGCAAATATGTTTCAAATTGTATACAAAGCGTGTCCATCTGCATTAATGAATTGTATGCACGATGACATCACACCACTTTGCATAGCCGCAATGAAAAATGATAAGAAATTGTTCTTTCAATTGTTAAGCTTAGGATTTGAAGTTTCTAGAATTA ACGAATATACACATGTCATGATGAAACTATCAACAGTATCAGAAATTCGAAATCTAGCAGAAAGTATTGATGTAGAAGATTATTGGAATGATACTTCAGACAACATATCCATAGAAAGTGATTCAAACCAAACAAAAAATTTAAAGGAATATgacaaagaaaatataaatgacAACATAATGTTAGCCTTAAATTCCCTTGTGGAACCTAAAATTACAATACATTCTCCAGAAGAGTCCAGCGAGGACTGCAACAACAATGTAGTAATGAATTCTAGTCAATATTCAAAAGGGATACCTTCTAATTTGCATTTAATAGTAAAGCATTCAGATCCTTCTTTATGCAGTATAATCTCGCCAAGACTGACTTGCATTCTGGATGAAATCTTACCAGCATCACCAAACATCTATTTCACTAACGATAATAGTAGCGATAAAGTTAATATCGGCACAGCGAACAACATGAAGTATGAAGCATTAATTCAAAGTAAAACTGAAAAATGTATACAACAATCGAAGCATAACGAATCTTTACCAGAACGACCATTGCAGAG ATTACAGTCTATCCGACCACCAGATTTGAACATACAAAATGATGAAGAAGATGATCCCAATACGACCCTTGGTTTCATTCCTGAGTTTAGTCCAGTTCGTTCGCCACATGTACCTGCTGATCTAAATGACGAAAATGTGTTTGGTGAAAATACACCGACCCCACCTCATTATAAAACACCACCAAAAGGAATGATTTTGAATTCGGAAGAAACAAAAATGTGTATTTTATTACAACGTCATGGATTAGGTAAACTTATTCCTATATTCCTTGAGCAAGAA ATAGATTTCGAGTTGTTGATGAGTCTAACTGATCAAGACTTAATTGAAATTGGTATAACAGATAATGCAGACAGAAAAGCTATATTAGATGCTACAAACGagtatagttattattattaa
- the LOC143362052 gene encoding uncharacterized protein LOC143362052 isoform X1: MGSSSQLYSLSWGEFNSSLASAVQLLRGHGDLVDVTLAAGGRSFPAHKIVLCAASPFLLDLLKSTPCQHPVVMLAGIGADDLESLLEFVYRGEVSVEPSQLPSLLQAAHCLCIHGLTPPTILTENGEEVPVSAIPTTNEALSKETSNPYFPLKRRKKRRKSSSSSGKWPRTGNNADNENKHIDDHKDDDNTEHGDDTAASDRLEYSNHRSCHSPRAQEAQPISMSTENSQAGPHQDQISDNESHLHTLMPMQPYSPLHIPQFPGPLGMGFPPGIPLPLVSQGSAAGTASCGLAGNMNLSKIRGASDCPGVCPLCGATLRQARNLRRHLLSSCKYRFSSNSVQSSAADAMMIEIKPEVELSSYNEQSMTYGTDSGSSTCEQIVCKPSPLPSPTSQGPNVVSPQSNVSSPTIAR; encoded by the exons ATGGGAAGCAGCAGCCAATTGTATAGTCTCTCTTGGGGAGAATTCAATTCGTCGTTGGCTTCTGCGGTGCAGCTATTAAGAGGTCACGGCGATTTGGTGGATGTTACTTTGGCTGCCGGCGGACGTAGTTTTCCTGCACACAAAATAGTTCTCTGTGCAGCTAGTCCCTTTCTCCTAGATTTATTAAAG AGCACACCGTGTCAGCATCCAGTGGTAATGCTGGCTGGTATAGGTGCAGATGATTTAGAATCTTTATTGGAGTTTGTATATCGAGGCGAAGTGAGCGTAGAACCGTCTCAGTTGCCGTCTCTGCTGCAAGCTGCTCATTGTCTCTGCATTCATGGACTAACGCCGCCTACAATATTGACTGAA AATGGCGAGGAGGTACCCGTTTCGGCGATACCCACGACGAACGAAGCTTTGTCAAAAGAAACCTCTAATCCTTACTTTCCGTTAAAACGaagaaagaaaaggagaaagTCTTCCTCATCTTCCGGAAAATGGCCACGTACTGGGAATAACGCAGATAACGAAAATAAGCATATAGATGATCATAAGGACGACGACAATACTGAACACGGTGATGACACAG CAGCCAGCGATCGATTGGAATATTCGAATCATCGGAGTTGTCATTCGCCTCGTGCTCAAGAAGCGCAACCGATCTCGATGTCGACAGAAAATTCCCAAGCAGGACCACATCAGGATCAGATATCGGATAACGAGTCGCATCTGCACACTTTAATGCCAATGCAGCCGTACTCTCCGCTGCATATACCGCAATTTCCCGGGCCTCTCGGTATGGGTTTTCCCCCTGGAATACCGCTGCCGTTGGTTAGCCAGGGCTCAGCTGCTGGGACGGCGTCGTGCGGGCTAGCTGGGAACATGAATTTGTCGAAAATACGCGGTGCATCCGATTGTCCAGGCGTTTGCCCGCTTTGCGGTGCCACGTTACGGCAGGCGAGAAATCTTCGGAGACACCTGTTGTCCTCCTGCAAATATCGGTTTAGTAGTAATTCAGTTCAGAGTTCCGCGGCCGACGCGATGATGATCGAAATAAAGCCCGAGGTCGAGTTGTCCAGTTACAATGAGCAATCGATGACATACGGGACCGACAGCGGCAGTAGTACCTGTGAGCAAATCGTTTGCAAGCCCAGTCCACTTCCTTCCCCGACCTCGCAAGGGCCGAACGTTGTCTCCCCTCAAAGCAACGTCTCCTCGCCAACAATTGCCAGATGA
- the LOC143362052 gene encoding uncharacterized protein LOC143362052 isoform X3, giving the protein MGSSSQLYSLSWGEFNSSLASAVQLLRGHGDLVDVTLAAGGRSFPAHKIVLCAASPFLLDLLKSTPCQHPVVMLAGIGADDLESLLEFVYRGEVSVEPSQLPSLLQAAHCLCIHGLTPPTILTENGEEVPVSAIPTTNEALSKETSNPYFPLKRRKKRRKSSSSSGKWPRTGNNADNENKHIDDHKDDDNTEHGDDTGDGLSKARSMSDQPATCPMCGAIIRQSRNLRRHLELLHFGFGGNGKSSVHARHRRTSRTNDLVRSTLAFICPPHITRTDHPRTIENNDFSTSHSIASTLASNVSGGLAGPSSNSVATGDQGTSSALLPGPSSSATSTASVNSGIYAYSSDSNVNMLNCVSPSASSLPPSTLSSPHDVLRYGEILRAGIAYHEFSR; this is encoded by the exons ATGGGAAGCAGCAGCCAATTGTATAGTCTCTCTTGGGGAGAATTCAATTCGTCGTTGGCTTCTGCGGTGCAGCTATTAAGAGGTCACGGCGATTTGGTGGATGTTACTTTGGCTGCCGGCGGACGTAGTTTTCCTGCACACAAAATAGTTCTCTGTGCAGCTAGTCCCTTTCTCCTAGATTTATTAAAG AGCACACCGTGTCAGCATCCAGTGGTAATGCTGGCTGGTATAGGTGCAGATGATTTAGAATCTTTATTGGAGTTTGTATATCGAGGCGAAGTGAGCGTAGAACCGTCTCAGTTGCCGTCTCTGCTGCAAGCTGCTCATTGTCTCTGCATTCATGGACTAACGCCGCCTACAATATTGACTGAA AATGGCGAGGAGGTACCCGTTTCGGCGATACCCACGACGAACGAAGCTTTGTCAAAAGAAACCTCTAATCCTTACTTTCCGTTAAAACGaagaaagaaaaggagaaagTCTTCCTCATCTTCCGGAAAATGGCCACGTACTGGGAATAACGCAGATAACGAAAATAAGCATATAGATGATCATAAGGACGACGACAATACTGAACACGGTGATGACACAG GAGATGGGTTGTCCAAGGCAAGAAGCATGTCCGATCAGCCGGCCACTTGTCCAATGTGCGGCGCAATTATACGCCAGTCACGAAATCTGAGACGACATTTAGAACTTCTGCACTTTGGGTTCGGTGGCAACGGTAAATCCAGTGTCCACGCCAGACACCGAAGGACCAGCCGAACAAACGATCTCGTACGATCCACGTTAGCGTTTATTTGCCCGCCGCACATCACCAGGACCGATCATCCGAGAACCATCGAGAACAATGACTTCTCGACGTCTCATTCCATTGCTTCGACGCTCGCTTCGAACGTTTCAG GAGGTTTGGCGGGACCGAGTTCGAATTCAGTCGCAACCGGGGATCAAGGTACGAGTTCCGCGCTACTTCCAGGCCCGAGCTCGTCTGCCACTTCCACCGCTTCTGTTAATAGCGGGATATACGCATATTCGTCGGACAGTAATGTCAATATGTTGAATTGTGTGTCACCGTCGGCATCCTCGCTGCCACCATCGACTCTTTCCTCTCCGCACGACGTGCTCCGATACGGCGAAATCTTGAGAGCTGGTATTGCGTACCACGAATTCTCGAGATAG